The following are from one region of the Phyllostomus discolor isolate MPI-MPIP mPhyDis1 chromosome 9, mPhyDis1.pri.v3, whole genome shotgun sequence genome:
- the CDH26 gene encoding cadherin-like protein 26 — translation MSSRAPHPLPLLTLLLLLLPLPQVNLISSSQQEHDPREQTKGDGHRPLRRFKRRWVVTTLELEEEDSGPFPKLVGELFDSAPDNRSLVYLISGPGVDEYPEVGLFSIEDHENGRIFVHRAVDRETTPSFMIHFDVASRATGKIMDSSFIFNIRIRDVNDHAPRFPAEEFNVSVRESHAAGRPVFQMSTVDLDQENTPNSQVLYSLVSQTPVLKESGFKIDRNSGEIRLAGCLDYEAAPRFTLLVRARDCGDPPLSSTATVHVSVQEGNNHRPTFAQKDYEVRVPEGQVHRDVLRLQVRDGDAPFTSAWRAEFNISSGNEEGHFDIVTDPETNEGILSVVKALDYEAHPSRSLIVVVENEEPLFSCQGGKPQRLGLVAASATVTVQVTDTNDPPAFHPTSFVVSEVEGARPGTQLGSFKATDPDGPGSGVRYQLAHDPASWVAVDERSGAVVTRRQMDRESPYVNDSFYVIVAHAVDDGRPPQTGTGTLSLFLSDVNDNAPTLLPRSQYLEVCESSRAAPLLLEAEDGDLDPYADPFTFELDSASGNAGGAWRLGESRGRSVELVMQKSLPRGDHLVPLSIRDRQGLAQQQTVHVRVCSCPDGATCAAEASRAGLGLLLGVLIPLCAVFLALAVALFFLLRRGSLSGAKRHGCAVLHGEGQQTLITYNDESRALSAPAVGCGAPPPGPPATQGYPAASVPTQPLERRTGAMAEMLHERLRGLGTLAEEPGSLPHVYTEEGECERAETLSSLAVSEQTLPPGRLDWLLAEA, via the exons GTCAACCTCATCAGCAGCTCCCAACAAGAACACGATCCGCGGGAGCAAACAAAG GGAGACGGCCACCGGCCTCTACGGCGGTTCAAGAGAAGGTGGGTTGTCACTACCTTGGAACTGGAGGAGGAAGACTCGGGACCCTTTCCCAAGCTTGTTGGTGAG CTGTTCGACAGCGCGCCCGACAACAGGTCGCTGGTGTATTTGATCAGCGGCCCCGGCGTGGACGAGTACCCAGAGGTTGGTCTGTTCTCTATAGAAGACCACGAGAATGGGAGGATATTTGTGCACCGCGCTGTGGACCGGGAGACGACACCGTCCTTTATG ATTCACTTCGATGTGGCCAGCCGCGCCACGGGGAAGATCATGGACAGCTCCTTCATCTTCAACATCAGGATCCGAGATGTGAATGACCACGCCCCCCGCTTCCCCGCCGAGGAGTTCAACGTCAGCGTGAGGGAGAGCCACGCGGCAG GTCGACCTGTTTTTCAGATGTCAACAGTTGATTTAGATCAAGAAAACACTCCGAATTCTCAAGTCCTTTACTCCCTCGTTTCTCAAACACCGGTCCTTAAAGAAAGTGGCTTCAAGATTGACCGGAATAGCGGAGAAATACGACTCGCAGGATGCTTAGATTATGAG GCCGCGCCTCGGTTCACGCTGCTCGTCAGAGCGAGGGACTGCGGGGACCCGCCCCTGTCGTCCACGGCCACGGTTCACGTCAGCGTGCAGGAGGGCAACAACCACAGGCCCACGTTCGCCCAGAAGGAT TATGAGGTTCGGGTCCCCGAAGGCCAAGTCCACCGGGACGTGTTACGTCTCCAGGTCCGGGATGGTGATGCGCCGTTCACGTCGGCCTGGAGAGCGGAATTCAACATATCCAGTGGCAACGAAGAGGGGCATTTTGACATCGTGACTGACCCTGAGACCAACGAGGGGATCCTCAGTGTGGTCAAG GCTCTGGATTACGAAGCCCACCCCTCCCGGAGCCTCATCGTCGTGGTGGAAAACGAGGAGCCGCTCTTCTCCTGCCAGGGCGGTAAGcctcagaggctggggctggtggcAGCGAGCGCCACGGTGACCGTGCAGGTGACCGACACCAACGACCCGCCAGCCTTCCACCCCACGAGCTTCGTGGTCAGTGAGGTCGAGGGCGCCAGGCCCGGCACCCAGCTGGGCAGTTTCAAGGCGACGGACCCGGACGGCCCTGGCAGCGGGGTCAG GTACCAGCTGGCCCACGACCCCGCCAGCTGGGTGGCCGTGGACGAGCGCTCGGGAGCGGTGGTCACCAGGAGGCAGATGGACCGCGAGTCCCCCTACGTGAACGACAGCTTCTACGTCATCGTCGCGCACGCTGTGGACGACG GCCGCCCGCCGCAGACCGGGACGGGGACCCTGTCGCTCTTCCTGTCGGACGTCAACGACAACGCCCCGACCCTCCTCCCGCGCTCGCAGTACCTGGAGGTCTGCGAGTCCTCCCGGGCCGCGCCCCTCCTCCTGGAGGCGGAGGACGGCGACCTGGATCCCTACGCCGACCCCTTCACGTTTGAGCTGGACTCGGCCTCGGGAAACGCGGGAGGCGCGTGGAGACTGGGGGAAAGTCGGG GCCGGTCGGTTGAGCTTGTGATGCAGAAGAGCCTGCCCCGCGGGGATCACTTGGTGCCGCTGTCCATCAGAGACCGACAGGGGCTGGCCCAGCAGCAGACCGTCCACGTGCGGGTCTGCTCCTGCCCCGACGGGGCCACGTGCGCGGCGGAGGCGTCCCGCGCAGGGCTGGGGCTCCTCCTGGGGGTCCTGATCCCTCTCTGTGCGGTCTTCCTGGCTCTGGCAG TTGCTCTGTTTTTCTTGCTGCGACGTGGGTCCCTGTCTGGAGCCAAGAGGCACGGGTGCGCGGTCCTTCACGGGGAAGGCCAGCAGACCCTGATCACCTACAATGACGAGAGCAGAGCCCTCTCAGCCCCGGCCGTGGGGTGCGGTGCGCCGCCGCCGGGGCCGCCGGCGACACAG GGTTACCCAGCGGCCTCGGTGCCCACGCAGCCCCTGGAAAGGAGGACGGGAGCGATGGCGGAGATGCTGCATGAG CGGCTCCGCGGCCTGGGCACGCTGGCGGAAGAGCCCGGGTCCCTGCCCCACGTCTACACGGAGGAGGGGGAGTGCGAGCGGGCCGAGACCCTGAGCTCCCTCGCCGTCTCCGAGCAGACCCTGCCGCCGGGGCGGCTGGACTGGCTCCTCGCTGAGGCCTGA